In Mycobacterium sp. 050128, one genomic interval encodes:
- a CDS encoding sigma-70 family RNA polymerase sigma factor — MTATQVTDFEALRSHLMAVAYRVTGTVADAEDIVQEAWLRLDKQDAKKGSEIADLRAWLTTVVSRLGLDRLRSAAHRRETYTGNWLPEPVVTGFDGTDPLSAVVAREDARFAAMVVLERLSPDQRVAFVLHDGFSMPFSEVAEVLGTNEPAARQLASRARKAVSAQPPSISGQPDPSHNEVVGKLMAAMASGDLAAVVALLHPDVTLTGDANGKAPTAINVIHGADKVARFFFGLANRYGPAMFTTYQLGLVNGELGGYTAGVPASDGYREMMPRIMAMTVRDGKVCALWDVANPDKFSGSPLRRRSPTEYGN, encoded by the coding sequence ATGACCGCAACGCAGGTCACCGATTTCGAAGCTCTGCGCTCACACCTGATGGCCGTTGCCTACCGGGTGACGGGCACCGTGGCCGACGCGGAAGACATCGTCCAGGAAGCCTGGCTTCGCCTCGACAAACAGGACGCCAAGAAAGGGTCAGAGATCGCCGACCTGCGCGCCTGGCTGACCACCGTGGTGAGTCGGCTCGGACTGGATCGGTTGCGGTCGGCCGCCCACCGGCGCGAGACCTATACCGGCAACTGGCTGCCCGAGCCGGTGGTGACCGGCTTTGACGGCACCGATCCGCTGTCTGCCGTGGTGGCGCGTGAGGACGCCCGCTTCGCGGCAATGGTGGTGCTCGAGCGGCTGTCCCCGGATCAGCGGGTCGCCTTTGTGTTGCACGACGGGTTCTCGATGCCGTTCTCCGAAGTGGCCGAGGTGCTGGGAACCAACGAGCCCGCCGCGCGGCAGCTGGCGTCGCGGGCCCGCAAGGCCGTCAGCGCACAGCCGCCCTCGATATCCGGGCAGCCCGATCCGTCGCACAACGAGGTGGTCGGCAAGCTGATGGCCGCGATGGCCTCCGGCGACCTGGCAGCAGTGGTGGCGCTGCTGCATCCGGACGTGACATTGACCGGCGATGCGAATGGCAAGGCGCCCACCGCAATCAACGTCATCCACGGGGCGGACAAGGTGGCCCGATTCTTCTTCGGTCTGGCCAACCGCTACGGCCCGGCGATGTTTACGACGTATCAGCTCGGGCTGGTCAATGGCGAACTGGGCGGCTACACCGCGGGTGTGCCCGCCAGCGATGGGTATCGCGAGATGATGCCCCGGATCATGGCGATGACGGTTCGCGACGGAAAGGTTTGTGCCCTGTGGGATGTCGCCAACCCCGACAAGTTCAGCGGATCCCCGCTTCGTCGTCGGTCGCCCACGGAATACGGCAACTAG
- a CDS encoding MMPL/RND family transporter: protein MSETAAAPASSPPLLPKIIRRSAVPIVLVWLGITAVLNLAIPQLEAVGKAHSVSMSPKGGASIQALKRVGQVFGESGTDNAATIVLESDKPLGDDDHRYYSELLRRLSADTRHVAHIQDFWSDPLTAGGSQSADDKAAYVVVYLAGKSETAAYNSVDAVRHIVDTTPAPHGLKAYVTGSMALIADQSEAGDKSIARVTLITGVVIAAMLLFIYRSFVTMILVVAMVGIELGAIRGVVSFLVYHGVFGLSTFAVNLLTLLAIAASTDYAIFLLGRYHEARYAGKDREAAYFAMFHGTAHVILGSGLTIAGAMYCLSFARLPYFKSLGPPCAVGMLVAVLAALTLGPAVLTVASFFKFFEPKRRMATRRWRRVGTAIVRWPGPVLAATCAVAFVGLLALPNYRTTYDLRRFVPASMPSVVGDAAAGRHFSESWLNPDVLLIETDHDMRTPVDMLILDKVAKNIFHSPGISQVKSITRPLGTSLKHTSIPFIMSMQGVSQAENMEFTKDRLDDMVVQAQAMTVSIDTMKHMYQLMGEIVDNTVDMDHLTHDMSNTTDTIRDHLADLSDFLRPIGSFFYWEKHCFDIPACWAIRSIFETFDNVDQLSEKLESLVKDMDVLIRLLPEMRAQMLPMISTMTIMRDMLVVWHGTLVSFYKEQEMNSKDPGAMGRVFDAAQVDDSFYLPQSAFENPAFKRGLKMFLSPDGKAARFIIALDGDPATPEGISRVEPIQQAAKEAIKGTPMQGAAISMGGTASTYRDIQEGSFYDLLIAGVAAISLILIIMMIVTRSVIAAAVIVGTVLVSLGSSFGLSVLLWQDILGMDLYWLVLAMSVILLLAVGSDYNLLLISRLKEEIGAGLNTGIIRAMAGTGGVVTAAGMVFAVTMSLFVFSDLRIIGQIGTTIGLGLLFDTLIVRSFMTPSIAALLGRWFWWPQQVRPRPASHMLRSSGPRRLVRALLLPPAEKSPEIARP from the coding sequence ATGAGCGAAACTGCCGCCGCACCCGCCTCCAGTCCCCCATTGTTGCCAAAGATAATCCGCCGATCTGCGGTGCCCATCGTCTTGGTCTGGCTCGGGATCACGGCCGTGCTCAACCTCGCCATCCCGCAGCTGGAAGCGGTCGGCAAAGCGCACTCCGTTTCGATGAGCCCCAAGGGCGGCGCTTCGATTCAGGCGCTCAAGCGAGTGGGACAGGTATTCGGAGAGTCCGGTACCGATAACGCGGCCACGATAGTGCTGGAAAGCGACAAACCACTCGGCGACGACGATCACCGTTACTACAGCGAGCTGTTGCGGCGCCTTTCGGCTGATACCCGGCATGTCGCGCATATCCAGGACTTCTGGAGCGACCCGCTGACCGCGGGCGGATCGCAAAGTGCCGACGATAAGGCCGCGTATGTGGTGGTCTACCTCGCCGGCAAGAGTGAAACTGCGGCATACAACTCGGTCGACGCCGTCCGCCATATCGTGGACACCACGCCGGCGCCGCATGGGCTCAAGGCCTATGTCACCGGCTCGATGGCGCTGATCGCGGATCAGTCCGAGGCCGGCGACAAGAGTATCGCCAGGGTCACCCTGATCACCGGGGTGGTGATCGCCGCGATGTTGCTCTTCATCTACCGGTCCTTCGTCACGATGATCCTCGTCGTGGCCATGGTCGGGATTGAGCTCGGGGCAATTCGCGGAGTCGTCAGTTTTCTGGTCTATCACGGCGTTTTCGGCCTTTCGACCTTCGCGGTCAACTTGCTCACGCTATTGGCCATTGCCGCCAGCACGGATTACGCGATCTTCCTGCTCGGCCGCTACCACGAGGCCCGCTACGCGGGTAAGGACCGAGAAGCCGCGTACTTCGCCATGTTTCACGGGACCGCCCATGTGATTCTGGGCTCCGGGTTGACCATCGCCGGCGCCATGTATTGCCTCAGCTTTGCCCGGCTGCCGTACTTCAAGTCGCTCGGGCCGCCGTGTGCGGTGGGCATGTTGGTCGCGGTCCTGGCCGCGCTCACGCTCGGGCCGGCGGTGCTGACCGTCGCCAGCTTCTTCAAATTTTTCGAACCCAAGCGGAGGATGGCCACCCGGCGGTGGCGGCGGGTGGGAACCGCGATCGTGCGCTGGCCCGGCCCGGTGCTCGCGGCGACCTGCGCGGTGGCGTTCGTCGGGCTATTGGCCCTACCGAATTACCGCACAACTTACGATCTGCGCAGATTCGTGCCGGCCAGCATGCCGTCCGTCGTCGGGGATGCGGCCGCGGGCCGGCATTTTTCCGAGTCGTGGCTGAACCCCGATGTGCTGTTGATCGAGACCGATCACGATATGCGCACTCCCGTTGACATGCTGATCTTGGACAAGGTCGCAAAAAACATCTTTCACAGCCCCGGAATCTCACAGGTGAAATCGATAACCCGGCCCCTGGGAACGTCGCTCAAACATACGTCGATTCCGTTCATCATGAGCATGCAAGGCGTCTCGCAGGCCGAGAACATGGAATTCACGAAGGACCGCTTGGACGACATGGTGGTCCAAGCGCAGGCGATGACGGTATCCATCGACACGATGAAGCACATGTATCAACTCATGGGTGAAATCGTGGACAACACCGTCGATATGGATCACCTCACGCACGATATGTCGAACACCACCGACACCATCAGGGATCATCTTGCGGACTTGTCGGACTTCCTGCGGCCGATTGGCAGCTTTTTCTACTGGGAGAAGCACTGTTTCGATATCCCGGCCTGCTGGGCTATCAGGTCGATATTCGAAACGTTCGACAACGTCGATCAGCTGAGTGAGAAATTGGAGTCTCTCGTCAAGGATATGGACGTCCTCATCCGGCTCTTACCGGAAATGCGCGCGCAGATGCTGCCGATGATTTCGACGATGACGATCATGCGCGACATGCTGGTCGTCTGGCACGGCACGCTGGTGTCTTTCTACAAAGAGCAGGAGATGAATAGCAAAGACCCGGGCGCAATGGGCCGGGTCTTCGACGCCGCCCAGGTCGACGATTCGTTCTATCTGCCGCAGTCGGCCTTTGAGAATCCGGCTTTCAAGCGGGGCCTGAAGATGTTCTTGTCGCCGGACGGCAAGGCGGCCCGCTTCATCATTGCGCTGGACGGGGATCCCGCAACGCCCGAGGGCATCTCGCGCGTCGAGCCGATCCAGCAAGCGGCCAAGGAGGCCATCAAGGGAACCCCGATGCAGGGCGCGGCGATCTCGATGGGCGGCACCGCCTCGACGTACCGGGACATCCAGGAGGGCTCCTTTTACGATCTGCTCATTGCGGGAGTCGCCGCGATCAGTCTCATTCTGATCATCATGATGATCGTGACCCGCAGCGTGATCGCCGCTGCCGTCATCGTCGGCACCGTGTTGGTTTCGTTGGGCTCTTCCTTCGGCCTGTCCGTGCTGCTCTGGCAAGACATTCTCGGCATGGACTTGTACTGGCTGGTGCTGGCGATGTCGGTGATCCTGCTGTTGGCCGTCGGGTCGGACTACAACCTGTTGCTGATCTCACGCCTCAAAGAGGAAATCGGTGCCGGGCTCAATACCGGAATCATCCGCGCGATGGCCGGCACCGGCGGCGTCGTCACCGCCGCCGGCATGGTATTCGCCGTCACGATGTCGCTCTTCGTGTTCAGCGATCTGCGGATCATCGGCCAAATCGGCACCACCATCGGCCTGGGCCTACTCTTCGACACCCTGATCGTGCGCTCGTTCATGACACCGTCAATCGCCGCGCTGCTCGGACGCTGGTTCTGGTGGCCACAACAAGTACGCCCCCGCCCGGCCAGCCACATGCTCAGATCGTCCGGACCCCGCCGATTGGTACGTGCCCTGTTGCTGCCGCCGGCCGAAAAGTCACCGGAGATAGCGCGACCTTAG
- a CDS encoding D-alanyl-D-alanine carboxypeptidase family protein, which produces MPRSRARLRSASCLAAAVFMTATPAALGMPAALAEPSPGANAGAPSCPYKVNTPPAVDSSEAPQAGDPPIPLAVPAKPVGGEALSSCGIVTAPDTPALPTDVSAEAWLVADLDSGAVIAAKDPHGRHRPASIIKVLVAMASLNALPLNKSVTGTADDASAEGTKVGVDDGGVYTVNQLLHGLLMHSGNDAAHALAMQLGGMQQAVEKINVLAAKLGGQDTRVATPSGLDGPGMSTSAYDIGLFYRYAWQNPTFADIVATKTFDFPGHGDHPGYELENDNQLLYKYPGALGGKTGYTDDAGQTFVGAANHDGRRLVAILMHGTRQPIAPWEQAAHLLDYGFATAQGTQVGALIAPDPSLAPKQDPAADRPGAGSQAAGLLPSADALPVRVGVGIIGAIVVFSLIMVARSMNRRAI; this is translated from the coding sequence ATGCCCCGCTCAAGAGCTCGCCTACGGTCTGCATCCTGCCTGGCTGCGGCGGTTTTCATGACCGCCACCCCGGCGGCTTTGGGCATGCCCGCCGCGCTGGCGGAGCCGAGCCCCGGGGCCAACGCCGGGGCACCCAGCTGCCCGTACAAGGTGAACACACCACCGGCGGTGGACTCGTCTGAGGCGCCGCAGGCCGGCGATCCGCCGATCCCGCTGGCGGTACCCGCCAAGCCGGTCGGCGGCGAGGCACTGTCCAGCTGCGGCATCGTCACCGCGCCCGACACCCCGGCGCTGCCAACCGACGTCTCCGCCGAGGCCTGGCTGGTCGCGGATCTGGACAGCGGCGCGGTGATCGCGGCCAAGGATCCGCACGGCCGCCACCGCCCGGCCAGCATCATCAAGGTGCTGGTCGCGATGGCCTCGCTGAACGCACTGCCGCTCAACAAGTCGGTGACCGGCACCGCCGACGACGCCTCCGCCGAAGGCACCAAGGTCGGCGTGGACGACGGCGGCGTCTACACCGTCAATCAGCTGCTGCACGGGTTGTTGATGCACTCCGGCAACGACGCGGCACACGCACTGGCCATGCAGCTGGGCGGGATGCAGCAGGCGGTGGAGAAGATCAACGTGCTGGCCGCCAAGCTCGGCGGCCAGGACACCCGGGTGGCGACACCGTCGGGACTGGACGGACCCGGCATGAGCACCTCGGCCTACGACATCGGCCTGTTCTACCGATACGCCTGGCAGAACCCGACTTTCGCCGACATCGTCGCGACGAAGACCTTCGACTTCCCCGGTCACGGCGACCACCCGGGCTACGAGCTGGAAAACGACAACCAGCTGCTCTACAAATATCCCGGCGCGCTCGGCGGCAAGACCGGCTACACCGACGACGCCGGCCAGACGTTCGTCGGCGCGGCAAACCACGACGGCCGACGGCTGGTGGCGATATTGATGCACGGCACCCGCCAGCCGATCGCGCCCTGGGAGCAGGCGGCGCATCTGCTCGACTACGGCTTCGCCACCGCGCAAGGCACCCAGGTCGGCGCGCTGATCGCACCCGACCCGTCGCTGGCGCCCAAGCAAGACCCCGCCGCTGACCGGCCCGGGGCCGGGTCCCAGGCGGCGGGGCTGCTGCCGTCGGCCGACGCGTTGCCGGTGCGGGTGGGCGTGGGGATCATCGGAGCGATCGTCGTGTTCTCGTTGATCATGGTCGCCCGCTCGATGAACCGCCGCGCCATATAA
- a CDS encoding succinate dehydrogenase iron-sulfur subunit has protein sequence MSVEAPDAPEARPGEPPLPAVPDGAVMVTLKIARFNPDDPDAFAKTGGWQSFRVPCLPSDRLLNLLIYIKGYLDGTLTFRRSCAHGVCGSDAMRINGVNRLACKVLMRDLLPQKKKGQPGKSLTITVEPIRGLPVEKDLVVDMEPFFDAYRAVKPYLITSGNPPTRERIQSPTDRARYDDTTKCILCACCTTSCPVFWSEGTYFGPAAIVNAHRFIFDSRDEAAAERLDILNEVDGVWRCRTTFNCTESCPRGIQVTKAIQEVKRALMFSR, from the coding sequence ATGTCTGTCGAAGCGCCCGACGCGCCAGAGGCCCGGCCCGGGGAACCACCCCTGCCCGCAGTCCCGGACGGCGCGGTGATGGTGACGCTCAAGATCGCCCGGTTCAACCCCGACGACCCCGACGCGTTCGCGAAAACCGGTGGCTGGCAAAGCTTTCGGGTGCCGTGTCTGCCCAGCGACCGGCTGCTCAACCTGCTGATCTACATCAAGGGCTACCTGGACGGCACGCTGACCTTCCGGCGCTCCTGCGCCCACGGCGTCTGCGGATCCGACGCGATGCGGATCAACGGCGTGAACCGGCTGGCCTGCAAGGTGCTGATGCGCGACCTGCTCCCTCAAAAAAAGAAGGGGCAGCCGGGCAAGTCCCTGACGATCACGGTCGAGCCGATCCGCGGGCTGCCGGTGGAGAAGGACCTGGTCGTCGACATGGAGCCGTTCTTCGACGCCTACCGGGCGGTGAAGCCGTACCTGATCACCAGCGGCAACCCGCCGACCCGCGAGCGTATTCAAAGCCCGACCGACCGCGCCCGCTACGACGACACCACCAAGTGCATCCTGTGCGCGTGCTGCACCACCAGCTGCCCGGTGTTCTGGAGCGAGGGCACCTACTTCGGCCCGGCCGCGATCGTCAACGCGCATCGGTTCATCTTCGACAGCCGCGACGAGGCCGCCGCTGAGCGCCTCGACATCCTCAACGAGGTCGACGGTGTGTGGCGCTGCCGGACCACGTTCAACTGCACGGAGTCCTGCCCGCGTGGAATTCAGGTCACGAAGGCGATCCAAGAGGTCAAGCGCGCGCTGATGTTCTCACGCTGA
- a CDS encoding sugar porter family MFS transporter has product MRGPRIGLTGASVGLIYGYDLSIIAGAQLFITEDFALTTSQQELLTTMAVIGQIIGALGAGVLANAIGRKKSIVLILVAYATFALLGAFSTSFPMLLAARLLLGATIGVMVVVVPVFIAESAPAAVRGALLTTYQLAIVSGLIVGYLAGYGLAGGHSWRWMLGLAAVPVILLLPLVIRLPDTARWYLLKGRVDDARRALLLVEPAANADDELAEVGRALGEGTGGIAEMLRPPYLRATVFVITLGFLLQITGINAIIYYSPRIFEAMGFTGNFALLGLPALVQVAGLAAVGAAMTLVDRVGRRPILLCGIAMMIVADIVLTVVFARGSGGAALGFAGILLFIIGYTLGFGSLGWVYASESFPTRLRSIGSSTMLTSNLIANAIVAAVFLTMLHSLGGAGTFAAFGVLAVVAFGFVYKFAPETKGRQLEEIRRFWENGGRWEDPCT; this is encoded by the coding sequence TTGAGAGGTCCGCGCATTGGGCTCACCGGCGCCAGCGTCGGTCTCATCTACGGGTACGACCTGTCCATCATCGCCGGCGCGCAGCTGTTCATCACCGAAGATTTCGCCCTCACCACATCCCAACAAGAACTGCTGACGACGATGGCGGTGATCGGGCAGATCATCGGAGCGCTCGGAGCCGGTGTGCTCGCCAATGCGATCGGCCGCAAGAAATCGATCGTGCTGATCCTGGTCGCCTACGCGACGTTCGCACTGCTGGGCGCGTTTTCGACGTCGTTTCCGATGCTGCTGGCGGCACGGCTGCTGCTGGGCGCGACCATCGGCGTGATGGTAGTGGTCGTCCCGGTGTTCATCGCGGAATCAGCTCCGGCGGCGGTACGCGGCGCGTTGCTGACGACCTACCAACTGGCGATCGTCAGCGGCCTGATCGTCGGGTACCTCGCCGGTTATGGCTTGGCCGGCGGCCACAGCTGGCGCTGGATGCTGGGGCTGGCCGCGGTGCCGGTGATCCTGTTGCTGCCGTTGGTGATTCGGCTGCCCGACACCGCCCGGTGGTACCTGCTCAAAGGGCGGGTCGACGACGCCCGGCGCGCGCTGCTGCTGGTGGAGCCCGCCGCCAACGCCGACGACGAGCTTGCCGAGGTCGGCCGGGCGTTGGGCGAAGGGACTGGCGGCATCGCCGAGATGCTGCGACCGCCGTATCTCCGGGCCACCGTGTTCGTCATCACGCTCGGCTTCCTGCTCCAGATCACCGGCATCAACGCGATCATCTACTACAGCCCCCGGATATTCGAAGCCATGGGATTCACCGGCAACTTCGCGCTGCTGGGCCTGCCGGCACTGGTGCAGGTCGCCGGTTTGGCTGCGGTGGGCGCCGCGATGACGCTCGTGGACCGCGTGGGCAGGCGACCAATCCTGTTGTGCGGCATCGCCATGATGATCGTCGCGGACATCGTGCTGACGGTCGTGTTCGCCCGTGGCTCCGGTGGCGCGGCGCTCGGGTTTGCCGGCATTCTGCTGTTCATCATCGGCTACACCCTCGGTTTCGGCTCGCTGGGCTGGGTGTACGCCAGCGAGAGCTTCCCCACCCGGTTGCGGTCGATCGGCTCGAGCACCATGCTGACCTCCAACTTGATCGCTAACGCGATCGTCGCGGCGGTTTTCCTGACCATGTTGCATTCCTTGGGCGGCGCAGGCACTTTCGCGGCATTCGGGGTGTTGGCCGTGGTCGCGTTCGGGTTCGTCTACAAGTTTGCGCCGGAGACCAAGGGGCGACAGCTCGAGGAAATCCGGCGCTTCTGGGAAAACGGCGGCCGGTGGGAAGACCCGTGCACCTGA
- a CDS encoding aspartate aminotransferase family protein produces MPRAYKAIAQVIVARGVTLTDTMTDNLWLHFARHGAGITPPIITRGEGVMIFDDRGKSYLDGLSGLFTVQVGHGRTELAEVAARQASTLAFFPLWGYATPTAIELAERLAHYAPGDLNRVFFTTGGTEAVETAWKLAKQYFKLTGKPGKHKVISRAIAYHGTTQGALAITGLPRFKAPFEPVTPGGFRVPNTNFYRAPEPFHTDAKAFGQWAADRVAEAIEFEGPETVAAVFLEPVQNAGGSIPAPPGYFERVREICDAYDVLLVSDEVICAFGRIGSMFACDDMGYVPDMITCAKGMTSGYSPIGAMIASERLFEPFNDGETMFPHGYTFGGHPVSAAVGLANLDIFEREGLNDHVKANAPAFRATLEKLYDLPIVGDVRGEGFFYGVELVKDKATKQTFTDTERRTLLGHVSSALFEAGLYCRTDDRGDSVVQLAPPLISGQAEFDTIESILRGVLSEAWKRF; encoded by the coding sequence ATGCCCCGAGCCTATAAGGCCATTGCTCAAGTGATCGTTGCCCGTGGCGTTACGCTCACGGACACGATGACTGACAACCTCTGGCTGCACTTCGCCCGGCACGGCGCGGGAATCACGCCGCCGATCATCACGCGCGGCGAGGGCGTCATGATCTTCGACGACCGCGGCAAGAGCTACCTGGACGGGCTGTCCGGACTGTTCACCGTGCAGGTGGGCCACGGCCGCACCGAGCTGGCCGAGGTCGCGGCCCGGCAGGCGAGCACGCTGGCGTTCTTCCCGCTGTGGGGATACGCCACCCCGACCGCGATCGAGCTGGCCGAACGCCTGGCGCACTACGCCCCGGGCGACCTGAACCGGGTCTTCTTCACCACCGGCGGCACCGAGGCCGTCGAGACGGCATGGAAACTGGCCAAGCAATACTTCAAGCTCACCGGCAAACCCGGTAAGCACAAGGTGATTTCGCGTGCGATCGCCTACCACGGCACCACCCAGGGTGCACTCGCGATCACCGGGCTACCGCGCTTCAAGGCACCGTTCGAACCCGTCACGCCGGGCGGCTTCCGGGTGCCCAACACGAACTTCTACCGCGCGCCGGAACCCTTTCACACCGACGCAAAAGCCTTCGGGCAGTGGGCTGCCGACCGAGTCGCCGAGGCGATCGAGTTCGAGGGGCCCGAGACCGTGGCCGCGGTCTTCCTGGAACCGGTGCAGAACGCCGGCGGCAGCATCCCCGCTCCCCCAGGCTATTTCGAGCGGGTCCGCGAGATCTGCGACGCCTACGACGTGCTGCTCGTCTCCGACGAGGTGATCTGCGCGTTCGGCCGGATCGGCTCGATGTTCGCCTGTGACGACATGGGTTACGTGCCCGACATGATCACCTGCGCCAAGGGCATGACTTCGGGCTACTCGCCGATCGGCGCGATGATCGCCAGCGAGCGGTTGTTCGAGCCGTTCAACGACGGCGAGACGATGTTCCCGCACGGGTATACCTTTGGCGGCCACCCGGTTTCGGCCGCCGTCGGGCTGGCCAACCTCGACATCTTCGAGCGTGAGGGCCTCAACGACCATGTCAAGGCCAACGCGCCGGCCTTCCGCGCCACCCTGGAGAAGCTGTACGACCTGCCGATCGTCGGCGACGTGCGCGGCGAGGGCTTCTTCTACGGCGTCGAACTGGTCAAGGACAAGGCGACCAAACAGACCTTCACCGACACCGAACGCCGGACGCTGCTGGGCCACGTGTCCTCGGCGCTGTTCGAGGCCGGATTGTATTGCCGCACCGACGATCGCGGCGATTCCGTCGTCCAGTTGGCGCCGCCGCTGATCAGCGGTCAGGCCGAATTCGACACGATCGAATCGATCCTGCGCGGCGTGCTCAGCGAGGCGTGGAAGCGGTTCTAG
- a CDS encoding MFS transporter translates to MPVALVPAPEAQPRVFGRLLSQGTFYTAGMQLSNGTVILPLICVHQGLSWVAALLFPAFSLGDIVGNSVSPLVLQRVGQMRHRLLAVIVASVAALTLCDALIPWRGATTAVVFLLTCAVAGVLLGVAGVAYPDMVSSKLSGTRRGELFLFQSAIGSVLATVVTLVVVPLLAHGNEMAYRRDLLWLGAVGLAGSAIAALFVGPVRSTSITTRMSMRDTYREGFAVARSQPWFGRYMVACLLFGPVTLGTTFYALRTAHHSRSLHVLVILSSIGLVFGSPLWRKVYRFFGVRGMMLGSALLSIAAATLTLTAEVCGQWTHIWAYGTVFLLATVAAQAVFAAAISWLSLVAEESHRGTLIAFSSTVVAVETMALAAVLGNIAQNHSTIWPDVVVLILAIGAALASLGAPPSETRRTVTPLRRSFPAVSPAVSLQAA, encoded by the coding sequence ATGCCCGTCGCACTGGTTCCCGCCCCCGAGGCGCAGCCGCGCGTGTTCGGGCGGCTGCTTTCCCAGGGCACCTTCTACACCGCGGGCATGCAACTCAGCAATGGCACCGTGATACTGCCGTTGATCTGCGTACACCAGGGTCTGAGCTGGGTGGCAGCGCTGCTCTTTCCGGCCTTCAGCCTCGGCGACATCGTCGGAAACTCGGTGTCTCCACTGGTGCTGCAGCGAGTGGGCCAGATGCGGCACCGGCTGCTGGCCGTGATCGTGGCCAGCGTGGCCGCGCTGACCCTGTGCGACGCGCTGATTCCCTGGCGCGGCGCCACCACCGCGGTGGTGTTTCTGCTGACCTGCGCGGTCGCGGGAGTTCTGCTCGGGGTCGCCGGCGTCGCCTACCCCGACATGGTCTCCAGCAAGCTGTCCGGTACGCGGCGCGGCGAGCTTTTCCTGTTCCAGAGTGCCATCGGGTCGGTGCTGGCCACCGTTGTCACGCTTGTCGTCGTGCCGCTGCTGGCCCACGGCAACGAGATGGCGTATCGCCGCGATCTGTTGTGGCTGGGCGCGGTCGGGCTGGCCGGTTCGGCCATCGCGGCGCTCTTCGTCGGCCCGGTGCGGTCCACGTCCATCACCACCCGGATGTCGATGCGTGACACCTACCGGGAGGGCTTCGCGGTCGCCCGGTCCCAGCCGTGGTTTGGCCGGTACATGGTCGCCTGCCTGTTGTTCGGCCCGGTCACCCTGGGCACCACCTTCTACGCCCTACGTACCGCCCACCACAGCCGCAGCCTGCATGTGCTGGTGATCCTGTCCAGCATCGGACTGGTCTTCGGGTCGCCGCTGTGGCGCAAGGTTTACCGCTTCTTCGGGGTGCGCGGCATGATGCTGGGCAGCGCGCTGCTCAGCATCGCCGCCGCCACGCTGACCCTGACGGCCGAAGTCTGCGGCCAGTGGACCCACATCTGGGCGTACGGCACGGTGTTCTTGCTGGCGACGGTGGCCGCCCAGGCCGTCTTCGCCGCGGCGATCTCGTGGCTCAGCCTGGTCGCCGAGGAGTCGCACCGCGGGACACTGATCGCGTTCAGCTCGACGGTGGTTGCCGTCGAAACCATGGCACTGGCAGCGGTGCTCGGGAACATCGCGCAGAACCACTCCACCATTTGGCCCGACGTCGTGGTGCTGATCCTGGCCATCGGCGCCGCGCTGGCTTCGCTGGGCGCGCCGCCGTCGGAAACACGGCGTACGGTCACTCCTCTTCGCCGGTCCTTCCCGGCCGTCTCACCGGCGGTGAGCCTGCAGGCCGCCTAG
- a CDS encoding MmpS family transport accessory protein has product MVSVTRVVKRMWLLLAVIAIASVAGLAIYRLHSMFGVHGHPVVRVKADLDDPVFDPKQVTYEVFGPAPTAKIAYLDPDARVQRLENIPLPWSQTVSTTLTSVTVNLLAQSNGGVIGCRIKVNGTTKDERSETGPKALTFCQVNAG; this is encoded by the coding sequence ATGGTTTCGGTTACCCGAGTCGTGAAACGAATGTGGTTGCTGCTGGCCGTTATCGCGATCGCGAGCGTCGCGGGGCTGGCAATCTATCGCCTGCACAGCATGTTCGGCGTTCACGGACATCCCGTGGTCAGGGTCAAGGCCGATCTCGACGATCCGGTGTTCGACCCGAAACAAGTCACTTATGAAGTCTTCGGTCCTGCCCCGACCGCAAAGATCGCGTATTTAGACCCCGACGCGCGCGTACAACGTCTGGAAAATATTCCGCTGCCGTGGTCGCAAACGGTATCAACCACACTGACTTCGGTCACCGTGAACCTTTTGGCGCAAAGCAACGGCGGCGTCATCGGCTGCCGGATCAAGGTGAACGGCACGACCAAGGACGAGCGATCCGAAACCGGGCCGAAAGCCTTGACCTTCTGCCAGGTGAATGCCGGATGA